In the Verrucomicrobiia bacterium genome, one interval contains:
- a CDS encoding glutamine amidotransferase, with protein MSKKTITIVQLYPREMNIYGDWGNVLTLGRRLQWHGYAPKVVPYHPGTPFPKEADIIVGGGGQDSGQNKVQDDLLAIGDRLHALADDHVPMLVICGLYQLFGRFFRTASGETIRGIELFKAETIAGPKRLVGNIIIETDFGDVIGYENHSGLTTLDHDQPAFGRVRKGAGNNGQDKTEGAAYKNVIGSYLHGSILPKNPSLADAIIEAAVIRKYGEFHPEIIDDRFAEQARMVAAKRPR; from the coding sequence ATGAGCAAAAAAACCATCACAATCGTGCAGCTATATCCGCGCGAAATGAATATTTACGGCGACTGGGGTAATGTGCTTACCCTTGGTCGACGCTTGCAGTGGCATGGCTATGCGCCAAAAGTTGTGCCCTACCACCCAGGCACTCCTTTCCCAAAAGAGGCTGATATTATTGTTGGTGGTGGCGGCCAGGATTCGGGCCAGAATAAAGTACAAGACGATTTACTGGCTATTGGCGATAGGCTTCATGCGCTGGCTGATGACCACGTACCGATGCTCGTTATTTGCGGATTATACCAGTTATTTGGCCGCTTTTTCCGTACGGCGAGCGGCGAAACAATTCGCGGCATCGAACTTTTTAAAGCCGAAACTATCGCCGGACCAAAACGCTTGGTGGGCAATATTATTATTGAAACCGATTTTGGCGATGTTATCGGTTATGAAAATCATAGCGGCCTCACAACGCTCGACCACGACCAGCCCGCCTTCGGCCGCGTCCGAAAAGGTGCTGGCAATAATGGCCAAGATAAAACCGAAGGTGCCGCTTACAAAAACGTTATTGGTAGTTATTTGCACGGCTCAATTCTCCCCAAAAACCCCAGTTTAGCTGATGCGATTATCGAAGCGGCGGTGATACGAAAATACGGCGAGTTTCATCCTGAAATTATTGATGACCGCTTTGCAGAGCAGGCGCGAATGGTGGCGGCTAAGCGACCGCGCTAA
- a CDS encoding MurT ligase domain-containing protein, with product MAKKHITLLGKAVQKVAALRGGGSALPGLVVEKLDPHFLSRTLRSLPMGVVVISGTNGKTTTTKMVVALLESQGLRVFTNRTGSNFTRGVVAALLQEIDLDGQLHADIAVLELDEAHAVQFVASVAPRYTLLLNVMRDQLDRFGEIDNTAKLLKKIADSTSHGLVLNSTDPRIRAIAETITGKQINFFGLGKEVRPLFPSDDELYHTKLDTPINKNEVELSAISDDTVTFTIDKKPLPVKLKITGAYNFLNAAAALAFTRMIIPSAQRDDAKLMAALQQVTPAFGRGEVLMVNGQPLELILVKNPAGFRLALQSFLPEKNATMIAINDNYADGRDMSWLWDVDFSSLRESGVAVVSGVRAYDMALRLQYDEVEIGDVDTSLEEALATLLAKHPEKPKRIFCTYTAMLALRRKLKKLTTVEHIS from the coding sequence ATGGCGAAAAAACACATTACTTTACTAGGCAAAGCTGTGCAAAAGGTTGCCGCGCTTCGCGGTGGCGGTTCGGCACTTCCGGGATTAGTGGTCGAGAAACTCGATCCGCACTTTTTAAGTCGCACTCTGCGTTCACTTCCAATGGGGGTGGTGGTTATTAGCGGCACCAACGGCAAAACTACCACGACTAAAATGGTGGTGGCGCTGCTTGAAAGCCAGGGTTTGCGGGTTTTTACCAACCGCACTGGCAGTAACTTTACCAGAGGCGTCGTTGCGGCGTTGCTCCAAGAAATTGATCTCGATGGCCAGCTGCACGCCGATATTGCGGTTCTAGAGCTTGATGAAGCCCACGCCGTACAATTTGTTGCAAGCGTGGCGCCGCGCTACACGCTACTGCTAAATGTTATGCGCGATCAGCTCGACCGGTTTGGCGAAATCGACAACACTGCAAAACTATTGAAAAAAATCGCCGATAGCACCAGCCATGGCTTAGTACTCAATAGCACTGATCCGCGCATTCGAGCCATTGCCGAAACGATTACCGGCAAGCAAATTAACTTTTTCGGCCTCGGAAAAGAAGTGCGGCCGCTGTTCCCTAGTGACGATGAGCTCTATCACACTAAACTCGATACCCCTATCAATAAAAATGAAGTTGAGCTATCAGCAATTTCAGATGATACCGTCACCTTTACCATCGATAAAAAACCGCTACCGGTAAAACTTAAAATTACCGGCGCATACAACTTTTTGAATGCCGCAGCCGCGCTGGCTTTTACCCGGATGATCATTCCTAGCGCTCAGCGCGATGACGCCAAACTCATGGCTGCCCTGCAGCAGGTCACGCCGGCATTTGGTCGCGGCGAAGTGCTGATGGTGAATGGCCAGCCGCTAGAACTAATTTTAGTCAAGAATCCGGCTGGTTTTCGCCTGGCGCTGCAATCGTTCCTGCCCGAAAAAAACGCCACCATGATCGCTATCAACGATAATTATGCCGATGGACGGGATATGTCGTGGCTATGGGACGTCGATTTTAGTTCACTGCGCGAGTCAGGTGTAGCCGTCGTCAGCGGGGTTCGTGCCTACGACATGGCCTTGCGCCTGCAATACGATGAAGTTGAAATCGGCGACGTCGACACCTCACTGGAGGAGGCACTGGCTACTTTACTTGCCAAGCATCCGGAAAAGCCAAAACGCATTTTCTGCACCTACACCGCCATGCTTGCCCTGCGCCGCAAACTGAAAAAACTGACTACTGTGGAGCACATTTCATGA
- a CDS encoding ATP-dependent Clp protease ATP-binding subunit, translating into MEVKFNYSSLRARKARFARKLTKPVRVSAALLMLLLILGGAGMLLYSMAVGWLLLGVSSLGVMLLFWWKHELQAIPPDPKGQSIDAFLDSELLGLLPERPTPNSVAEAAMQASGGHFMIARFGLGPAFLQHFAAEDPGQMQAIWQKAMALKQQFATAGISTPMIAVSLLQASPEATNLLAHMQLDEADVIDGVRWYHHVQDLINKHKTPRRTGGIARDWSFGFTPYLARFGVNVSTNIARGGLLSVQLEAHDQALAQMLDVFSTGGRQNVALVGPAGSGKTTIVHAFAELLLDGAAHIPANLRYHQVISLDAAALIASAPGRGELEQLVNQLLVEAYKAKNIIICLDDAQLFFEEGVGSVDISNVLLPILEGRALRIILTMDEQRWLQISQRNPALANALNRVTIAPATKEETLRVLQDHLIVLEFQHKVTVMYQALLEAYRLSERYIHELAMPGRSLKLLEAATSYADDGLVSAPSVQAAIEKTYNIKVGVANTSEERERLLNMEQLIHQRMINQTRAVNVVSNALRRARAGVRNQNRPIGTFLFLGPTGVGKTELSKALADVYFGGENQLVRLDLNEYVGPGDVARLIADGAEDPHSLTAQVLKQPFSVVLLDEIEKAHPNVLATLLQLLDEGILRDVRNREVSFRDAIIIATSNAGADTIREYIDAGYELEQFEEPFINQLITSQAFRPEFLNRFDEIVVFRPLTKDELLQVVDLILVGVNKNLALQKMSITVSEEAKRYLVDAGYDPRLGARPMRRIVQRTVENLFAKRMLAGQVAPGEVIAVSLDDVKEALKQ; encoded by the coding sequence ATGGAGGTAAAATTTAACTACTCGAGCTTACGTGCTCGTAAAGCTCGGTTCGCTCGTAAGTTAACCAAACCCGTAAGGGTCAGCGCCGCATTATTGATGCTACTACTAATTTTGGGCGGCGCGGGGATGCTCTTGTATAGCATGGCTGTTGGGTGGTTACTGTTGGGAGTTTCGAGCCTTGGCGTGATGCTGCTTTTTTGGTGGAAACACGAGCTACAGGCCATCCCGCCCGATCCAAAAGGTCAGTCGATTGACGCTTTCTTGGATAGTGAGCTGCTTGGCTTATTACCCGAACGGCCGACTCCTAATAGTGTCGCTGAAGCAGCCATGCAGGCGAGCGGCGGGCATTTTATGATTGCGCGCTTTGGGCTAGGGCCAGCATTTTTGCAACACTTTGCCGCTGAAGACCCAGGCCAAATGCAAGCTATTTGGCAAAAAGCAATGGCGCTAAAACAGCAATTCGCAACCGCCGGTATTTCAACGCCGATGATCGCCGTCAGTTTGCTGCAGGCAAGCCCCGAGGCGACCAACTTGCTGGCGCATATGCAGCTGGATGAAGCCGATGTAATTGATGGCGTGCGCTGGTACCACCACGTGCAAGATTTAATTAATAAGCATAAAACCCCGCGTCGAACCGGTGGCATCGCTCGTGATTGGTCGTTTGGCTTCACGCCGTATCTTGCCCGGTTCGGAGTAAATGTCAGCACCAATATTGCTCGCGGGGGGTTACTCTCGGTGCAGCTAGAGGCGCACGATCAAGCATTAGCACAAATGCTTGATGTATTTAGTACCGGTGGGCGGCAGAATGTAGCGCTGGTCGGGCCAGCCGGGAGCGGCAAAACAACGATTGTGCATGCCTTTGCCGAGCTGCTACTCGATGGAGCGGCCCATATTCCGGCCAATCTTCGCTACCATCAAGTTATTAGCCTCGATGCCGCGGCGCTAATTGCAAGTGCACCCGGGCGTGGCGAATTAGAGCAGCTGGTAAACCAATTGCTGGTAGAAGCCTACAAAGCCAAAAACATCATTATCTGTCTCGATGACGCGCAGTTATTCTTTGAAGAAGGCGTAGGGTCGGTGGATATTAGTAATGTCCTGCTGCCAATTCTTGAAGGCAGGGCGCTGAGGATTATTCTTACCATGGACGAACAGCGCTGGCTACAAATTTCCCAGCGGAATCCGGCGCTAGCGAATGCGCTGAATCGGGTGACGATAGCGCCGGCGACCAAAGAAGAAACCTTACGGGTGCTACAGGACCACTTGATCGTGCTTGAATTCCAGCACAAAGTCACGGTAATGTACCAGGCGCTACTAGAAGCCTACCGCTTAAGCGAGCGGTACATTCACGAGCTAGCCATGCCCGGGCGTTCCCTAAAGTTACTGGAAGCAGCTACCAGCTACGCCGATGACGGTCTGGTATCAGCGCCATCGGTGCAAGCGGCGATTGAAAAAACGTACAATATTAAGGTGGGCGTTGCGAATACCAGCGAAGAACGCGAACGCCTACTGAATATGGAACAGCTGATTCATCAGCGCATGATTAACCAAACCAGGGCGGTCAATGTAGTGAGCAATGCTTTGCGCCGGGCGCGGGCGGGGGTGCGCAACCAGAACCGCCCGATTGGCACCTTTTTGTTCCTAGGCCCAACAGGGGTAGGAAAGACCGAGCTCTCAAAAGCCCTGGCCGATGTTTATTTCGGTGGCGAAAACCAGCTTGTCCGACTCGATCTGAATGAATATGTCGGGCCAGGTGATGTTGCACGCTTGATCGCCGATGGCGCCGAAGATCCGCACAGCTTAACAGCCCAGGTGCTGAAGCAACCGTTTAGTGTGGTGCTGTTAGATGAAATTGAAAAAGCCCACCCGAATGTGCTGGCCACTTTGCTGCAACTGCTCGATGAAGGCATTTTGCGCGATGTGCGCAACCGCGAGGTCAGCTTTCGTGATGCTATAATTATTGCCACCAGCAACGCCGGCGCCGATACGATACGCGAATACATTGATGCTGGCTATGAGCTCGAACAATTTGAAGAGCCCTTCATCAACCAATTGATTACCAGCCAAGCTTTTCGCCCAGAATTTCTTAACCGTTTCGATGAAATAGTGGTGTTTCGACCGCTCACCAAAGATGAACTACTGCAAGTCGTCGACCTCATATTGGTGGGGGTCAATAAAAATTTGGCTCTTCAAAAAATGAGCATCACCGTTTCCGAAGAAGCCAAGCGCTACCTCGTAGATGCTGGCTACGACCCACGCCTCGGCGCGAGGCCAATGCGGCGCATTGTGCAGCGAACAGTTGAGAATTTGTTTGCAAAGCGCATGCTCGCCGGACAGGTAGCGCCAGGTGAGGTAATTGCGGTATCATTAGATGATGTAAAGGAGGCTTTAAAGCAGTGA
- a CDS encoding VIT1/CCC1 transporter family protein codes for MKQKFEQYLGQLVYGAIDGTVTTFAVVAAAAGAQLSPLVIIILGFANLIADGFSMGASAYLSAKSERDLKKSKDETHEGGETPLGDGVATFVSFVVVGFVPVLIYVIDAIFALKMDKTALFAISCFLTGAAFMAIGIVKGQMTKTSQLKAALETLLLSGIAAGLAYVLGDVLAGALGAK; via the coding sequence GTGAAACAAAAGTTTGAACAATATTTAGGACAGTTAGTATACGGAGCAATCGATGGCACAGTGACTACCTTTGCGGTCGTAGCAGCGGCCGCCGGTGCGCAGCTCAGCCCGTTGGTAATTATAATTTTGGGCTTCGCTAACCTGATTGCCGATGGCTTTTCAATGGGCGCCAGCGCCTACTTATCGGCTAAATCGGAACGCGATCTGAAAAAGAGCAAAGACGAAACTCATGAAGGCGGCGAAACGCCTCTGGGCGATGGCGTTGCTACCTTCGTTTCATTCGTGGTGGTCGGATTCGTACCGGTGCTGATTTATGTGATCGATGCTATTTTTGCCTTGAAAATGGATAAGACCGCCCTGTTCGCGATCAGTTGTTTCCTCACCGGTGCTGCTTTTATGGCCATCGGTATCGTAAAAGGACAAATGACCAAAACTAGCCAACTAAAAGCTGCCCTCGAAACTTTATTGCTTAGTGGTATTGCTGCCGGATTGGCCTATGTACTGGGTGATGTACTGGCCGGAGCGCTTGGGGCGAAATAG
- a CDS encoding alpha/beta hydrolase: MVKRKYIIDSGGNGETLVLLHGYLGSSRYWVRLKPLLLEAGYRVITIDLLGFGNAPKPRRIKYDYNDHIQHIQAAIESLHLQQPFTIVGHSMGALLALRYARLYPQQVKSLILLHQPLFKDRQEAVTSIRSTGRSYRFLLDSRFKRIGWLFVKALNYRHIKNHSPAAREGSLKNVIEAAEGLTDLTAVIQPALLVVGQSDRQEYAANATLFASTFSKTVTVLTVDTGHHAPYFQPKQTFTWLDEFLSKAK, translated from the coding sequence ATGGTAAAAAGAAAATATATCATTGATTCTGGTGGAAATGGTGAAACGCTGGTGCTCCTGCACGGTTACTTGGGCTCTTCACGATACTGGGTACGGCTAAAACCACTACTGCTTGAAGCCGGCTACCGAGTCATCACTATCGATTTACTTGGCTTTGGCAACGCCCCCAAACCACGAAGAATCAAGTACGATTACAACGACCATATTCAGCATATCCAGGCTGCTATCGAAAGCCTGCATTTACAGCAGCCATTTACAATTGTCGGGCACTCGATGGGCGCGTTATTAGCGCTACGCTATGCACGGCTTTACCCGCAGCAAGTGAAATCATTAATACTACTTCATCAGCCGTTATTCAAAGACCGTCAAGAAGCGGTTACTTCAATTCGCAGTACCGGGCGATCGTACCGATTCTTGCTTGATTCGCGCTTTAAGCGAATTGGCTGGCTGTTTGTAAAAGCCTTAAATTACCGCCACATCAAAAACCATAGCCCAGCTGCCCGCGAAGGGTCACTTAAAAACGTTATTGAAGCGGCTGAGGGCTTGACTGATTTAACCGCCGTCATCCAACCTGCGCTTTTAGTGGTTGGCCAAAGCGATCGCCAGGAATACGCCGCCAACGCCACCTTGTTTGCATCCACCTTTAGTAAAACCGTCACAGTGCTGACTGTCGATACTGGCCATCACGCACCGTACTTTCAGCCGAAGCAAACTTTTACCTGGCTGGATGAATTTTTAAGTAAAGCTAAATAA